In one Methanobrevibacter arboriphilus genomic region, the following are encoded:
- a CDS encoding oligosaccharide repeat unit polymerase family protein, which yields MSGLYSIATYLSRKIEKIFRKSLLFTIIFSFARFIENQWVNSYFKSLYPNEKFLSFFKKNNIVKNHIFHPIIIVLTFSIFLILSLSPISFDLQISIAIAFISFIVGSVIIPKYFFKNYTKDSFIKFNPKDVYSIGFCLILIGVLFFFLSIASVGGVPLLKPSLRYGLKPILTMPVFLMIPGIGLIGSVYLDKFKRGILSRSQVRFRFLVLVAFSGFFLFSLGYRTPIIASLLMMIIIGYYGKILAVWEVVIGALAGVILIIGIGYFRSMEELTITSYTSPFYTLQSRADFTLNVLNLLNYISGNFGIKHGALTLSAIPSSSDLGPRMMIGQLIAWRTEVTVTPTLIGPMLVDFGKFGVAIGMGLLGFILGIGYKILQKTNDAFYIALYGLLLTYTILGVETGILDIQVIIYFFLGFFIYLANILKKQHTTSVKIKNNKNNK from the coding sequence ATGAGTGGATTATATTCAATAGCTACATATTTAAGTAGAAAAATTGAAAAAATATTTAGAAAATCACTTTTATTTACTATTATCTTTTCATTTGCAAGATTTATAGAAAATCAATGGGTAAATAGCTATTTTAAAAGTTTATACCCCAATGAAAAATTTTTAAGCTTCTTTAAAAAGAACAATATAGTTAAAAATCATATTTTCCACCCTATCATAATCGTTCTAACCTTTTCAATATTTTTAATATTATCTCTTAGCCCAATATCTTTTGATTTACAGATTAGTATAGCTATTGCTTTTATTTCATTTATTGTTGGTTCGGTTATTATACCAAAATATTTTTTTAAGAATTACACTAAAGACTCATTTATAAAGTTTAATCCAAAAGATGTATATTCAATAGGCTTTTGTCTGATTTTAATAGGAGTTCTATTTTTCTTTCTTAGTATTGCATCAGTTGGAGGAGTTCCACTCCTTAAACCTTCCTTACGTTATGGTTTAAAGCCAATACTAACTATGCCAGTGTTTTTAATGATACCTGGAATAGGGCTTATAGGATCTGTTTATTTAGATAAATTTAAAAGGGGGATTTTAAGTAGAAGCCAAGTGAGATTTAGATTTTTAGTTCTTGTAGCTTTCAGTGGGTTTTTTTTATTTTCTTTAGGATATAGAACCCCAATAATAGCTTCTTTGTTGATGATGATAATCATAGGATATTATGGTAAAATATTAGCTGTATGGGAAGTAGTCATAGGAGCATTGGCAGGAGTTATACTAATTATTGGAATTGGATACTTCCGTTCAATGGAAGAATTAACAATAACCAGTTATACTAGCCCATTTTACACTTTGCAAAGTAGAGCTGACTTTACACTGAATGTGTTAAATCTATTGAATTATATCTCTGGAAATTTTGGAATTAAACATGGAGCATTAACACTTAGTGCAATTCCTAGTAGTAGTGATTTAGGACCTAGGATGATGATTGGTCAATTAATAGCCTGGAGAACTGAAGTAACAGTGACTCCTACCCTTATAGGTCCAATGCTAGTTGATTTTGGTAAATTTGGAGTTGCTATTGGAATGGGGCTTTTAGGGTTTATATTAGGAATTGGATATAAAATATTACAAAAAACCAATGACGCATTTTACATAGCATTATATGGATTACTTCTAACCTATACAATATTAGGAGTTGAAACTGGAATACTTGATATTCAAGTTATTATTTACTTTTTCTTGGGTTTTTTTATATATTTAGCTAACATTTTAAAAAAACAGCATACAACTAGTGTAAAAATTAAAAATAATAAAAATAATAAATAA
- a CDS encoding 2TM domain-containing protein → MENYDKKSYYNAKKRVKEVKIFYRSLISYIIINIFLFIINLIFSPGFWWFLFVVVIWGIFIVLQFLRIFVFKNKIFGEDWEDKKIKEYMDKDKKQ, encoded by the coding sequence ATGGAAAATTATGATAAAAAAAGCTATTATAATGCTAAAAAAAGAGTAAAAGAAGTTAAAATTTTCTATAGAAGCTTAATTTCATATATTATAATAAATATCTTTTTATTCATAATAAATTTAATTTTTTCACCAGGATTTTGGTGGTTTTTATTTGTAGTTGTTATATGGGGAATATTCATAGTATTACAATTTTTAAGAATATTTGTTTTTAAAAATAAAATATTTGGAGAAGATTGGGAAGATAAAAAGATAAAAGAATATATGGATAAGGATAAAAAACAATGA
- a CDS encoding phosphate signaling complex PhoU family protein → MKKNNKTLKDILDIILYDNPATQDEIAQKLGVSRRYVTQLLKPLIDKKIVKRAYILDLKKYEEFAEPIGEDFSSKDHSATFLIKGMLQTMEEHVLKQLKTAFTALIENNIDKAELAMEMDYTTNNMFEKIRSSVDTVVSIDPSTQFSKTLIFNEIAYDLERIGDYSDHFSKFTINENTEEVNEAILDLLKSMYKSINKMIQNSMKAFLNGELSLKGDIMDLEEKIHSLQKKALNCIAIEMAETSFEDKTESTYYIYLSRLVKSFERIGDICVEILDAATEFHKNIPRPTVPRSFRK, encoded by the coding sequence ATGAAAAAAAATAATAAAACTCTTAAAGATATATTGGATATTATTTTATATGATAATCCTGCTACTCAGGATGAAATTGCTCAAAAGCTAGGTGTAAGTAGGCGTTATGTCACTCAATTACTTAAACCTTTAATAGATAAAAAAATTGTAAAAAGAGCATATATTCTTGATTTAAAGAAATATGAAGAATTTGCTGAACCGATTGGGGAAGATTTTTCATCAAAAGACCATTCTGCGACATTTTTAATTAAAGGAATGTTACAAACTATGGAAGAACATGTTTTAAAACAATTAAAAACAGCTTTCACTGCTTTAATAGAAAATAATATTGATAAAGCAGAATTAGCAATGGAAATGGATTATACAACTAATAATATGTTTGAAAAAATACGATCTTCAGTTGATACTGTTGTCAGTATTGATCCTTCTACTCAATTTTCAAAAACACTTATTTTTAATGAGATTGCTTATGATTTAGAACGTATTGGTGATTATTCTGATCATTTTTCAAAGTTTACTATAAATGAAAATACTGAGGAAGTTAATGAGGCTATTTTAGATTTATTAAAATCTATGTATAAATCTATAAATAAAATGATACAAAATTCTATGAAAGCTTTTTTAAATGGAGAATTATCTCTTAAAGGAGATATTATGGATCTTGAAGAGAAAATTCATAGTTTACAGAAAAAAGCTCTTAATTGTATAGCTATTGAGATGGCTGAAACCTCATTTGAAGATAAAACTGAGTCTACTTATTATATTTATCTATCTCGGCTTGTTAAATCCTTTGAAAGGATTGGAGATATTTGTGTTGAAATATTAGATGCTGCAACTGAATTCCACAAGAATATTCCTCGTCCTACTGTTCCAAGGAGCTTTAGAAAATAA
- a CDS encoding adhesin, which yields MKKPNFKSILKKITIIDALIIICIIGAVVFAFMYTGGNEDKTESISFDSSSMNKFAEKYLSFYQDGQIVKTHIGGYNATSGEYQELYGTVVWVDDDYGANVQILIDVDGDQSGKPILARLYKDEKPADIYTEHITLETSGAKYKNVTEIEVAPKNISTLSELAREIGNETNYTVTTKIATDEKDSKTYQDLYNKMFLNGRKESVTSVSENIYDQIKIIMASPNEINMASNIFGTINGETGLITIRIYNSTPEDIKTIENNFNVLNIRKVT from the coding sequence ATGAAAAAACCTAATTTCAAAAGTATCCTAAAAAAAATAACAATAATTGATGCTTTAATAATAATATGTATTATAGGAGCTGTTGTTTTTGCTTTTATGTATACAGGGGGAAATGAAGATAAAACAGAATCAATTTCTTTTGATTCTTCTTCAATGAACAAATTTGCTGAAAAATATTTATCATTTTATCAAGATGGACAAATAGTAAAAACACACATTGGAGGATATAATGCTACATCTGGAGAATATCAGGAATTGTATGGAACTGTAGTATGGGTAGATGATGACTATGGGGCTAATGTACAGATATTAATAGATGTTGATGGAGATCAAAGTGGGAAACCAATACTTGCAAGGCTTTATAAAGATGAAAAACCTGCAGATATATATACTGAACATATAACACTAGAAACTAGTGGTGCAAAATATAAAAATGTTACTGAAATTGAAGTAGCTCCTAAAAACATTAGTACATTAAGTGAATTAGCAAGGGAAATAGGAAATGAAACTAATTACACAGTTACAACTAAAATAGCAACTGATGAAAAAGATAGTAAAACTTATCAAGATTTATACAATAAAATGTTCCTAAATGGAAGAAAAGAATCAGTAACTTCAGTATCAGAAAATATTTATGACCAAATCAAAATTATAATGGCAAGCCCTAATGAAATAAATATGGCTTCAAATATTTTTGGAACAATAAATGGAGAAACAGGATTAATAACGATTAGAATATACAATTCAACACCTGAAGACATTAAAACAATAGAAAACAATTTTAATGTTTTAAACATTAGAAAGGTAACTTAG
- the phoU gene encoding phosphate signaling complex protein PhoU, which translates to MDKEYPRISFKNRINNVKDEAEKMGQMVMETHRSAITLLNDYDEKIADEVVEKSKEIDQAAFDLERRCIKFIAVEQPVAGDLMFIESTIRVSSHMKRIGYLASNIADLSVLIKDVSVPDKLMEDLQYMADYVQMMLSKGFYAFLNQNLDTAKELRNDDDKVDDLFDSILEQVTDNMFEDKENINQTINLIFIARFLERIADRAVDIGRRTIFMMTFKKPKN; encoded by the coding sequence ATGGATAAAGAATATCCAAGAATATCATTTAAAAATAGAATAAACAATGTGAAAGATGAAGCAGAAAAGATGGGACAAATGGTAATGGAAACTCATCGTAGTGCTATTACCTTACTTAATGATTATGATGAAAAAATAGCTGATGAAGTAGTTGAGAAAAGTAAAGAAATTGATCAAGCTGCTTTTGACTTAGAGAGAAGATGTATTAAGTTTATAGCTGTTGAACAACCAGTTGCTGGAGATTTAATGTTTATTGAATCTACTATAAGAGTAAGTAGTCATATGAAAAGAATTGGTTATTTAGCTTCTAATATAGCTGATTTATCTGTTTTAATTAAGGATGTGTCTGTCCCAGATAAATTAATGGAAGATTTACAATATATGGCAGATTATGTCCAAATGATGTTAAGTAAAGGATTTTATGCTTTCTTAAATCAAAATTTAGATACTGCAAAAGAGCTTAGAAATGATGATGATAAAGTCGATGATTTATTTGATTCAATATTAGAACAAGTCACAGATAATATGTTTGAAGATAAAGAAAATATTAATCAAACTATTAATCTAATATTTATAGCTAGATTCCTTGAAAGGATTGCTGACAGGGCTGTAGATATTGGTAGGAGAACAATATTTATGATGACTTTTAAAAAACCTAAAAACT
- a CDS encoding phosphate ABC transporter substrate-binding protein, with translation MNSKYKGIIILAIIVILAFLLINPGTDYERIDIVGSTSVQPLAEKLAENYMKSHEGVRIYVQGGGSGMGIRSTDQDLADIGMSSKELSLEEKKNITEVPIGKEGIVIAVSNQNNISKLSIEQIRDIFNGKITNWKELGGKPGEINVITREEGSGTRSAFESIVMDDTKIKNSAVVQSSTESVKQSVASDPNAIGFVSFAHMSDDVKAISVNGTSPSEETIYNGDYPLQRPFLFLIKGTPTGEVKNFIEWIKSPAGIEIIKEDKIIPI, from the coding sequence ATGAACTCAAAATATAAGGGAATAATCATTCTTGCCATAATTGTTATCTTGGCTTTTTTATTGATTAATCCTGGCACAGACTACGAAAGAATTGATATTGTAGGTTCTACTTCTGTACAACCTTTAGCAGAAAAATTAGCAGAAAACTATATGAAATCTCATGAGGGAGTAAGAATTTACGTTCAAGGTGGTGGCTCTGGAATGGGTATAAGAAGTACAGACCAAGATCTTGCAGATATTGGTATGAGTTCAAAAGAACTTTCCCTTGAAGAAAAAAAGAACATTACTGAAGTCCCAATTGGAAAAGAAGGTATTGTAATAGCTGTAAGTAATCAGAATAATATTTCAAAACTGTCTATAGAACAAATAAGAGATATTTTCAATGGAAAAATAACTAATTGGAAAGAATTAGGTGGAAAACCAGGAGAAATTAATGTTATAACTCGTGAAGAGGGATCTGGTACAAGATCTGCCTTTGAATCTATTGTCATGGATGATACAAAGATAAAAAATTCTGCTGTTGTTCAAAGTTCTACTGAATCTGTAAAACAATCTGTTGCAAGTGATCCTAATGCCATTGGGTTTGTTTCTTTTGCACATATGAGTGATGATGTTAAAGCAATCTCTGTAAATGGTACTTCACCTTCTGAAGAAACAATTTATAATGGGGATTATCCTTTACAAAGGCCTTTCTTGTTTCTTATTAAAGGAACTCCTACTGGTGAAGTAAAAAATTTTATTGAATGGATTAAATCTCCAGCTGGAATTGAAATTATTAAGGAAGATAAGATAATTCCTATTTGA
- a CDS encoding 4Fe-4S dicluster domain-containing protein has protein sequence MKTLMVTDPQMCTECEACINACKKTYGTARARKTDSIPIFCMHCHPDKAPCRRICPHDAIEVIDGEDGETLIVNEENCILCKLCAIACPIGIIAFDKEKKSAEKCTLCLESDNIIPACVEACKDNVLNVFSIEDLQELKNDENLTEELQEAIKTFKSKSS, from the coding sequence ATGAAAACACTTATGGTCACAGACCCTCAAATGTGTACTGAATGTGAAGCATGTATTAATGCATGTAAAAAAACTTATGGAACTGCTAGAGCAAGAAAAACCGATTCAATTCCTATATTTTGTATGCATTGTCATCCTGATAAAGCTCCTTGTCGTAGAATTTGTCCTCATGATGCTATTGAGGTCATTGATGGTGAAGATGGGGAAACTTTAATTGTTAATGAAGAAAATTGTATACTATGTAAATTATGTGCAATTGCATGCCCTATAGGAATTATAGCATTCGATAAAGAGAAAAAATCAGCTGAAAAATGTACACTTTGCTTAGAATCTGATAATATAATTCCTGCATGTGTTGAAGCTTGTAAAGATAATGTTTTAAATGTATTTTCTATTGAAGATCTTCAAGAACTTAAAAATGATGAGAACTTGACTGAAGAACTTCAAGAAGCCATTAAAACTTTTAAATCTAAGTCTAGTTAA
- a CDS encoding 4Fe-4S binding protein has translation MKINMSECGVCEICIESCPLGLIKKKGFKMIIQEGCENCGECQQVCPMGCIIEDEEVID, from the coding sequence ATGAAAATTAACATGTCAGAATGTGGAGTATGTGAAATATGCATTGAATCATGCCCCCTAGGATTAATAAAAAAGAAAGGGTTTAAAATGATTATCCAAGAAGGATGCGAAAATTGTGGAGAATGTCAACAAGTATGTCCTATGGGATGTATCATTGAAGATGAAGAAGTTATAGATTAA
- a CDS encoding methylated-DNA--[protein]-cysteine S-methyltransferase, whose protein sequence is MENIKAYCKNGKVMKVSLNGDLMDYKTEKEIIEEELTECKDLENLIKKSIHENIDFSEYIDLNSLKSTEFEKKVYIETMKIQRGEVKTYKEIGDNIGSKGYRAVGNALNKNPIPIIIPCHRVIGSNMKLTGFNGGINLKKEILINEGIKVKNDKVIL, encoded by the coding sequence ATGGAAAATATTAAAGCATATTGTAAAAATGGGAAAGTGATGAAAGTATCCTTGAATGGGGACTTGATGGATTATAAAACTGAAAAAGAAATAATAGAAGAAGAATTAACAGAATGTAAAGATTTAGAAAATTTGATAAAAAAATCAATACATGAAAATATAGATTTTTCAGAATATATCGACTTAAACAGCCTTAAATCAACTGAATTTGAGAAAAAAGTGTATATTGAAACAATGAAAATACAAAGAGGAGAAGTAAAAACATATAAAGAGATAGGGGACAATATAGGAAGTAAAGGATATAGAGCCGTTGGAAATGCATTAAACAAAAATCCAATACCAATAATAATACCTTGTCATAGAGTAATTGGTTCTAATATGAAATTAACTGGTTTCAATGGAGGGATAAATCTTAAAAAAGAAATACTCATTAATGAAGGGATAAAAGTAAAAAATGATAAAGTTATATTATAA
- a CDS encoding phosphate ABC transporter substrate-binding protein, translating into MKKNNIILIIVVVAIIAVVAMIFASGGSATTIDVVGSTSVQPVAEKLAETYQSSHADVKINVQGGGSSVGIKSAQDGTADIGTSSKELKADEKKGLTEYTLGQDGIVIAVNNNNSVSGLTTEQLKDIYSGKITNWNEVGGSDAPIHLITREDGSGTLDAFEAIVMGKDTKIKSDAIVQSSTEAVKQSVKQDPDAIGFVSYAHMSDDVKALTIGGVAPSDVTIGDGSYELQRPFIFLVKGTPTGDVKEFIDWVMSSEGTKVLNDEKIVKSSNQSYSS; encoded by the coding sequence ATGAAAAAAAATAATATAATCCTAATAATAGTCGTTGTTGCTATAATAGCTGTAGTTGCGATGATATTTGCAAGTGGTGGTAGTGCTACTACTATTGATGTTGTTGGATCAACATCTGTCCAGCCTGTTGCAGAAAAACTTGCTGAAACTTATCAATCATCTCACGCTGATGTTAAAATCAATGTTCAAGGTGGAGGTTCAAGTGTAGGTATTAAAAGTGCTCAAGATGGAACTGCTGATATTGGTACAAGTTCTAAAGAGTTAAAAGCTGATGAAAAGAAAGGTTTAACTGAATATACTCTTGGTCAAGATGGTATTGTTATAGCTGTAAATAATAATAATTCTGTTTCTGGTCTTACAACTGAACAACTTAAAGATATTTATTCTGGTAAAATAACCAATTGGAATGAAGTTGGAGGTTCAGATGCTCCGATTCATTTAATAACTCGTGAAGATGGTTCTGGCACATTAGATGCATTTGAAGCTATTGTAATGGGTAAAGATACAAAGATAAAATCTGATGCAATTGTTCAAAGTTCTACTGAAGCTGTTAAACAATCTGTTAAACAAGATCCTGATGCTATTGGTTTTGTATCATATGCACATATGAGTGATGATGTTAAAGCATTAACTATTGGTGGTGTTGCTCCTAGTGATGTTACAATAGGTGATGGTTCTTATGAATTACAAAGACCATTCATTTTTCTTGTTAAAGGAACTCCTACTGGTGATGTAAAAGAGTTTATCGATTGGGTAATGAGTTCTGAAGGAACAAAAGTTTTAAATGATGAAAAGATTGTAAAATCTTCTAATCAATCCTATTCCAGTTAA
- the pstB gene encoding phosphate ABC transporter ATP-binding protein PstB, with product MNRIEVENLNVYFGDAHILKDINTGIPKNTVTALIGPSGCGKSTFIRTINRMNDLIPSFSHTGNVYLDGKDVYDPKMDVVDLRKKVGMVFQKPNPFPKSIFENVAYGLRIHGISDDDAISARVEESLRAAALWDEVEDKLDNSAMGLSGGQQQRLCIARTIANNPEVILMDEPCSALDPISTTKVEDLIHKLKRDYTILIVTHNMQQATRVSKYTSFFLNGEIIESNLTDKLFVDPKNKKTEDYITGRFG from the coding sequence ATGAATAGAATTGAAGTAGAAAACTTAAATGTATATTTTGGGGATGCTCATATTCTTAAAGATATTAATACAGGTATTCCAAAAAATACTGTTACTGCACTTATAGGTCCTTCTGGTTGTGGTAAATCTACATTTATTAGGACTATTAATAGAATGAATGATTTAATTCCTAGCTTTTCACATACTGGTAATGTATATCTTGATGGTAAAGATGTTTATGATCCTAAAATGGATGTTGTAGACCTTAGAAAAAAAGTAGGAATGGTTTTTCAGAAACCAAACCCATTTCCTAAGTCAATATTTGAAAATGTTGCTTATGGTCTTAGAATTCATGGAATAAGTGATGATGATGCTATTTCTGCAAGAGTAGAAGAAAGTTTAAGAGCTGCTGCATTATGGGATGAAGTTGAAGATAAACTTGATAACTCTGCTATGGGATTATCTGGAGGTCAACAACAAAGATTATGTATTGCTAGAACAATAGCTAATAATCCTGAAGTTATACTAATGGATGAACCTTGTTCTGCTTTGGATCCCATTTCAACCACTAAAGTGGAGGATTTGATTCATAAACTTAAGAGAGACTATACAATTCTTATTGTAACTCATAATATGCAACAAGCTACAAGAGTTTCTAAATATACATCATTCTTTTTAAATGGAGAGATTATTGAAAGTAACTTAACTGATAAACTTTTTGTTGATCCTAAAAATAAGAAGACTGAGGATTATATTACTGGTAGATTTGGTTAA
- the pstC gene encoding phosphate ABC transporter permease subunit PstC, which produces MERNRFSEFLIEKGLFITAIFSIIIILLIVSFILIEGLPAFEDYGFFRFLFGMTWAPNDGDFGVFAMIIGSIYVTMLSLLMAVPLSLLCAIFMAEVAPNNVRRILKPVIETLSGIPSVVYGFFGLIVLVPLIRTYFGGTGFSMFTAAIILTVMVLPTIITISQDSLRAVPQEYREASFGLGATNWQTIRHIIFPAALPGIITAIILGMGRAIGETLAVIMIAGNVVQIPGSIFDPVRTLTANIALEMGYATGLHYNALFGTAIVLFLIIMILLLIANYIQHKYKVDVGGGYL; this is translated from the coding sequence ATGGAAAGAAATAGATTTTCTGAATTCTTAATAGAAAAGGGGTTATTTATAACAGCTATTTTTTCTATTATTATAATTCTTCTAATTGTTTCATTTATATTAATTGAAGGACTTCCAGCTTTTGAAGATTATGGTTTCTTTCGTTTTTTATTTGGAATGACGTGGGCTCCGAATGATGGTGATTTCGGAGTTTTTGCTATGATTATAGGATCAATTTATGTGACAATGTTGTCTTTATTAATGGCTGTGCCATTATCACTTCTTTGTGCTATATTCATGGCTGAAGTAGCTCCAAACAATGTTAGACGTATTTTAAAACCAGTTATTGAAACTTTATCAGGAATTCCTTCAGTTGTTTATGGATTTTTTGGTTTAATTGTTTTAGTTCCACTCATAAGGACTTACTTTGGAGGTACTGGTTTCAGCATGTTTACTGCTGCTATTATTCTAACAGTCATGGTTTTACCTACAATTATAACAATATCTCAAGATTCATTAAGAGCAGTTCCTCAAGAATATAGGGAAGCATCTTTTGGGCTTGGAGCAACTAACTGGCAGACAATACGACACATCATATTTCCCGCAGCACTTCCAGGAATTATAACTGCAATAATTTTAGGAATGGGTAGAGCAATTGGAGAGACATTAGCTGTTATTATGATTGCAGGTAATGTTGTTCAAATACCAGGATCTATATTTGATCCTGTAAGAACTTTAACTGCTAATATTGCTTTAGAAATGGGTTATGCAACAGGTCTTCATTATAATGCATTATTTGGAACAGCAATAGTTCTTTTCTTAATAATCATGATACTACTATTAATTGCAAACTATATACAACATAAATATAAGGTTGATGTTGGAGGAGGATATTTATGA
- the pstA gene encoding phosphate ABC transporter permease PstA, with protein sequence MSGLNFQKILSPKTSQKIMNSIFVISGLVTILILIIILGYILIRGLPVVNLGFIFSNPIDSGASGGIFPMIVSSLYVTLIAGIVATPLGVGAAVYLVEFAGESKITKLIRFGAETLASIPSIVYGLFGLAFFVIAVGLGWSIISGGLVLAIMALPTIFQVSEVTISSIPSSYREGSYGLGATKWQTIYRVVLPAAIPGIVTGVILGMTRAISEAAAVMFAVGASLSMPLSIFDPGRPLPLHLYILATEGISLENAFGTAAVLVIIVLALTITTNYLVDRYQRKIMGR encoded by the coding sequence ATGAGTGGATTAAATTTTCAAAAAATATTATCTCCAAAGACTTCTCAAAAAATAATGAATTCAATCTTTGTAATTTCAGGACTCGTAACAATATTAATCTTAATAATTATATTAGGTTATATTCTGATAAGAGGACTTCCAGTTGTAAATCTTGGATTTATATTTTCAAATCCAATTGATTCAGGAGCATCTGGTGGAATCTTTCCAATGATTGTTTCTAGTTTATATGTTACTCTTATTGCAGGTATAGTTGCAACACCTCTTGGTGTTGGTGCCGCAGTATACCTTGTTGAATTTGCTGGTGAAAGTAAAATCACTAAACTTATTAGATTTGGTGCAGAAACTCTTGCTTCAATCCCTTCTATTGTTTATGGTTTATTTGGTTTAGCATTTTTTGTTATTGCCGTGGGGCTAGGATGGTCAATCATATCTGGTGGATTAGTATTAGCTATAATGGCACTTCCAACAATATTTCAGGTTTCAGAAGTTACAATTTCTTCAATACCTAGTTCTTATCGTGAGGGTAGCTACGGTTTGGGTGCAACAAAATGGCAAACAATTTATAGAGTAGTGCTTCCAGCTGCAATACCTGGTATTGTAACTGGTGTAATTCTTGGAATGACTAGGGCTATTTCAGAAGCAGCTGCAGTAATGTTTGCAGTTGGAGCTTCTCTTTCAATGCCTTTATCAATATTTGACCCTGGAAGACCATTACCACTTCATTTGTATATATTAGCTACTGAAGGTATTTCTCTTGAAAATGCTTTTGGAACAGCTGCAGTTCTTGTTATAATCGTATTGGCATTAACTATAACTACAAACTATTTAGTGGATAGATATCAAAGGAAAATTATGGGGAGATAA
- a CDS encoding CvpA family protein — MSKSFDIIMAGLISGIVALTTSFLGLAGTVIGAVLGAILYQVLSIFIKEPLENSTIRKVENGLVFIIPLVLIAIFLVIFIIALLHSYLIYYPDFLNFFIQLEQLTNNNLVRFMGIGLILMGIYPLIQPKVIKREYGFIILILGIVLLIRGLLDLDSELFYLYTNLLNFFDVFLVIVIFLILIFVIIKIFLESVLLYMRRNSSLNIFNSKSGNINNTNDQDDDGTIDYRSIEYKYMNYDNMDYDDLNNITNDLDNNLDKDLNNNLNKNPNKYLDKNLNKDLNKDLNKDLNKDLNKDLNKDLNKDFDSKINQPNNKGKIDKKDSTQSNKDQYNNNVNNKIISSNEVIKSNKVKNSNKTIKSDKTSTMSKNRKYFKH, encoded by the coding sequence ATGTCTAAATCTTTTGATATAATAATGGCAGGATTAATATCTGGTATAGTTGCTTTAACAACCTCTTTTTTAGGTCTTGCTGGAACTGTTATAGGGGCAGTTTTAGGAGCTATATTATATCAAGTGCTCTCTATATTCATAAAAGAACCTCTTGAAAATTCTACTATACGTAAAGTTGAAAATGGGCTGGTATTTATCATACCATTAGTGTTAATAGCTATTTTTTTAGTAATTTTTATAATAGCTTTGCTCCATTCCTATTTAATATACTACCCTGACTTTTTAAATTTTTTTATTCAATTAGAACAGCTTACTAATAATAATCTTGTTAGATTTATGGGTATTGGCTTAATTTTAATGGGTATTTATCCGCTAATTCAACCTAAAGTGATTAAAAGAGAATATGGTTTTATAATTCTTATTTTAGGAATTGTTTTATTGATTAGGGGTCTTTTAGATCTTGATTCAGAACTATTTTACTTGTACACTAATTTATTAAACTTTTTTGATGTGTTTTTAGTCATAGTTATCTTTTTAATCTTAATATTTGTAATAATTAAGATATTCTTAGAATCAGTGTTGTTGTATATGAGAAGGAATAGTAGTTTGAATATATTTAATTCTAAATCAGGAAATATAAATAATACTAATGATCAGGATGATGATGGAACTATTGATTATAGAAGTATAGAATATAAATATATGAATTATGATAATATGGATTATGATGATTTAAACAATATAACTAATGATTTGGATAATAATTTGGATAAAGATCTGAATAATAATTTAAATAAGAATCCAAATAAATATCTGGATAAAAATCTAAATAAAGATTTGAATAAGGATTTGAATAAGGATTTGAATAAGGATTTGAATAAGGATTTGAATAAGGATTTGAATAAGGATTTTGATAGTAAAATTAATCAACCTAATAATAAAGGAAAAATTGATAAAAAAGATTCTACTCAATCAAATAAAGATCAATACAATAATAATGTAAATAACAAAATTATATCTTCTAATGAAGTTATAAAATCTAATAAAGTTAAAAATTCTAATAAAACTATTAAATCTGATAAAACTAGTACTATGTCTAAAAATAGAAAATATTTCAAGCATTGA